The nucleotide window TTGAATATTTGATGAACTGAATGATTTTCCCTCGTATCTCACACGCCACAGAGTCTTGTTAAACTTAATTTATTGTGTTGCTTAAGTCTTGAAACTCTTGCGAGTAAATTGGAGATGAGTTCCCTCAAGGAACTAGATCTTGGTGACTGCACAAGAATGAGGAAACTTCCAGAACTTGGAGAATGCATGAAACATTTATACGTTCGTTCTTTTTCATACACAGCCATCGAAGAACTCTACCCACAACGGTTGGAGAAAGGGTTCTGTGTGCACCCTCACAAATGCGGAGAGGATCTTGTGCACATGAAATCTGGGCATTTGTTTTGTATGGAGAATTGTCTACTGAAGTTGTCCTTTATGCCACTTTCATGTTTAGCTCAACTGGCTTCAGTTTGTCCTAAAAATTCAGGTACTCAGTTCTATCATGGCTTTGGTTATATAATGTGGGTATTTGGATTTTGTTTctgattcttttattatttgggaaaaaaaaatacatgagTTGGGTTTTGATAGAGGCGAGTTGGTGTTATGTGAGTATGCGAGTGTGCATCTGTGTGCTAGATTATATGTTTGTAATTGTTGAcatgaaaattataaaattgaaaaagatgaaATGAACTGGGTTGCCATGTAGGAGCGTTTCTGTAATATGAGCATTTGAAGGCTGTGTTTATGTTCATGTATGATGGATTTTCGTTGTTCTTGATTTTGAAGGTTTAAATTGGGTTTCATGGTGTTAAATAAATTAGTAGTATCTTTAAAGTTTACTTCTCCTTACTACAGGATTTACTATATCCATGTCCATTTCAGTAACACTTTTAATGTACACTTTGCTATACAAATTGAAGCATCTTGTTGAAGTAGTTTCATTACTAGCTTCTGCCAAAGATCATTTTCTTTTCTAGGTTGTGTTGTTTAAATTTCGCTTAAGACAATATATTATAGTCATTGGCAAtgcattaatttattattcCATCACACACCTACATCAGTACTTTCCAAGAAAGAACCAATTcacatttttgtttaattatttacaaaaatgaaCTAAATATTACATGTAGGCTTCATTTACTTTATGAATTTCTACGCACTTTATTTGCAAAGACGAACGCACTTTCTATACAGAATTCCTTCCTCCTTTTCAAAACATGAATAGTAGTAataggaaaaacaaaaaatgatatttaatttgtaccaacatttttttaacaaaaattttaggtgtatacaaaaattaaccactatatatttgtatataaatacatgtttaAATCGTTTTCAATGTGTATATTAtatttcaacatatattttatattagtggcTAATTTTGGTATACACCCAGATTGGTTGTTTCATTATATACAAGAATTTTTAAGTTCTCAAGTCTGGTGTGGATCCTCCATTATGTACAACTAAAAAGAACAtgtaaaagaaacaaaaacaaaagagcaaTCCCTCACATTTAGTGCTCAAAATTGCAAGCAAAAGTGTGAGTTTACTAATTTCTTACTCTCAGAAAAGTGTACACGGTTAAATACTGTAATAATGTTGAACCATGGAACTATAAATTAACCACTACTCTCTCAACATGTTATTCAAACCAATTTATGTCCAACTGTATTCTAGTTTTGTAAGCCGCTTATGTGTATCTTGATAAATACATGGTTTAGATGGTGTTTCCAGATCACCATCATCTACATTTGATGCTGACTCTGCATTATCAACTCTTTTACCCTTCTCCACAAGGGTGTCGTCCTATAAAATCATTTCATGAGGTATGTTTATAATTCAGTAGTATACTTAATCCGCTTAATTTCTATTGCA belongs to Arachis duranensis cultivar V14167 chromosome 8, aradu.V14167.gnm2.J7QH, whole genome shotgun sequence and includes:
- the LOC127741145 gene encoding uncharacterized protein LOC127741145 isoform X2, whose amino-acid sequence is MDLKAIEELYPQRLEKGFCVHPHKCGEDLVHMKSGHLFCMENCLLKLSFMPLSCLAQLASVCPKNSDHHHLHLMLTLHYQLFYPSPQGCRPIKSFHEIFDGFRCL
- the LOC127741145 gene encoding uncharacterized protein LOC127741145 isoform X3: MTIEELYPQRLEKGFCVHPHKCGEDLVHMKSGHLFCMENCLLKLSFMPLSCLAQLASVCPKNSDHHHLHLMLTLHYQLFYPSPQGCRPIKSFHEIFDGFRCL
- the LOC127741145 gene encoding uncharacterized protein LOC127741145 isoform X1 produces the protein MSSLKELDLGDCTRMRKLPELGECMKHLYVRSFSYTAIEELYPQRLEKGFCVHPHKCGEDLVHMKSGHLFCMENCLLKLSFMPLSCLAQLASVCPKNSDHHHLHLMLTLHYQLFYPSPQGCRPIKSFHEIFDGFRCL